The Bacteroides ovatus genomic interval TCTATCTCTCCGGCAATACAACGCTGGCAAACAGTATACCGGGTGGCATAATGCAAATTACCCAGGTAACTGCGTCCGCCGGAGCCACACGACAGCATCACTTCATCCCCACATGAGATTTCCGCATCAGTAGACGGATGATGAATAAAACGCCGCATCGAAGTTTGTAGAAAACCTCTGTCTTTCAACAAATCACAAGCGGCACAATACATCTGAAAACAGACATCGTCGGATTCCCGCTCCGTGATAGCCGTTTCCGGTCGCACATATAGCGGATAGATAAAGAGTTCGTTAGGCTGAAACAGAAGAGCCTGTTCCAATGAATAAAGAAAGCTGGCCACAGTTTGTCCTTTGATTCCGTAAATCAAATCAATATTAAAAAACGGGAATTGTCTCTTCCGGATAGCCTCCAGCGCCTGATTAATCATGTCTCGCCGGGGACGTCTTTTCAAAGCAGTTAATTCTTCGTCAAGGAAACTCTGTACGCCAATACTCACACGAGCCACTCCTGCTTGCTTCAATAAGTCCAAACGGGCAGGATCGGCATATTCCGGCGATGTTTCTACGGAAGTAAAGGTATGTGAAGGATGCACTCCGAATAAGGCAGCTGTATCCAGTAAGTATTCCAGTTGAGGAACAGTGAGGAGCAACGGTGTGCCTCCTCCAATGGCGAAACTATCAAATGCCAGTCCGGTAGTGAGTGGAGACAACTGTTGCGCCTGCTTGTGAAGAGTTTCCAAATAAGTTGCGATATAATCCGCACGATTTGTTTGCAGAGAAAACAGGTTGCAATATCCACATTTATGACTACAAAAAGGAATATGGAAATAAAGCGATGCTTTCTGTCCTTCCACCTGTTTCAGGTAAGGAACCAGCGAAACCGGGGACGGAAAAGAACGATAAGCAGTTTTATGTGGGTAACTATACATATAGTCTACATATCGTGGTAGCGGTTGATTCATTTTTTCGTTAAAATAAAGTGTTTGTAAGGGACTGTATAAACCGTCTCGTGAGATATGCAATGATATTCATATCCATCCTCTCCATAGCAAGTGCCATGATCGGAAAGAGCAATCACCAGCGTATTTCCCCGTTTCTGAAAGGCCTGAAATAAACGGGGGAGCTGACTGTCGACATATTGCAGCGCGGCAGCGTGTGATTCCTTATCATCCTTCATTTTGCCTTCCACATAATGACAGTTCGGATAATGAATAGCAGAAAAATTGATATACATAAAAATCCGTTTGTCCTCCGGATAGTTTTCGAGTTTCTTCAATGCAAAATCAATTTGTTTTTCAGTACTATCGGGTGCCGTGCATCCAAAGGTCGGCAGCCAATAACTTTTAGTAAAGTAACCGGGAAACACACGCCCCAGTTCATTACGCTTGCTGAAGAAGTTCACCCCTCCTATACAAATCGTTTCATAACCTACATTGGCAAGGCTTTGCACAAAAGTTGCTTCCGTAAACGGATAACTTCCCGCAGGCGGAATACGTCCCGTACCAGCTTGCACAGGGAAAAACAACCACTTACGGCTGCGTAGCGAATGAGGTTCCGCCGGAGAAGGCAGAAATCCTGCAAAGATGGCAAAATGAGACGGGTAAGTAAAATTTCCCGGTGCATGTCTTTTTTCCCATTCTCCTCCGTGACTGTTCAGTACCGGTGTTCTTCCCGCCGCTTCTTCCTCCTTGCTGACATCATAACGCAAGGTATCAAAGCAAAGCATCAATATATCATGAGTACCCACCACCTGATTCATATCCAGATCCGGATTTTGGGTCTGTTCGCCAGCCGGCAGTTCATCTATTTGCATGGTTATATCTCTTTTTTATGTTTTTTATCTGTTGAATATAAATAGAATTATGAGCAAACATATCCTGATACACATGATCTCCCTGTCCGTTGACTTCTATTATATAAGGAATATCTGTTCCTCTCTCTATCAGTACATCCACTCCGGCATATTGCAAATCCAAAGATTGAACCGCTTCCTGACACTGAAAATAGATTTGTTGCCGCACTACTTCCGGCAAAGACAATTCGTTCCACCAATGTGCCTTATTGTTCAGATGCAGATTGGTTATGCTTCCTTTACTGCATCTCACAACGATATAATCAATTTCAGATTCCCGGCACACTACCCGGAGATCATAATTCTCTCCCTGCAACTGCTCTTTAGGAATCCATTCTTCTAAAATAGCTTCTGTTTGCATCACCGCTTCCGCCAACGGGATCATCTCTTTTTCCGTACTCAAACGGTGGATACGTTTGGTGTTATGAATGACTCCGTCCACTTGTTGTAAGGTAGTATAGACTACCCATTTATTCCGGTTGGGTTGATAGCGAACAGCCATAATACCTCCCGCCCCCGAACCGTAACGGGGTTTCAAAAAGCATCCTCTACCGCAATCGGCAAGAAGCTCTCTCAACTCATCAAAAGAACGGGGAGAAGGTAACATCGGAGTCACTTTCAACCCTCTGTCCATCAACACTTGTTTAGTTTCCTTTTTATCAAGAGCACGTAATAAAGCATGGGGAGTATTCAAAAAGCACACGTCATCAGATAGCCTCATCTCGCCTAAACGTTGCAGTGTCTCCTTATATGCCTGATTCAACAGCGCATATTTCAGGAAATTCGTTTCATCGCTTACACAAGGTTCCAGTTTGATAACTGCCTGCCGTAGTTGCGGCAAGCAGTTAAAAAGTTCCCCGTAAGTCATAAAACGAACTTCCGTCTGCAAGTGTTTGCCTGCTTCAATAAAGTATTCTATACGTTTGGACAGAGAGTTGCTGACAACGATTATCTGCATCTCCTATTCTGTAATCATCGGGTAATACCACAATTCACCATCATATTCATCTGCCTCTTCAGTTTCAGCAATATCTATTTTCATAGGGAGACTCTGCAACTGTTTCTTCATCTCCTTGCTCAAATAATTATAGCGCATATTGATAAACTTCAAATGAGCGATCTTATCCATATTATCCAGCAATAATTGGGCACCTTCATCTTTGAGAGTACCAGCCGAAACATCCATTGTTTCAAGTTGGGGAAGAATATCCGACTCCAGGAACAT includes:
- a CDS encoding STM4012 family radical SAM protein, which gives rise to MNQPLPRYVDYMYSYPHKTAYRSFPSPVSLVPYLKQVEGQKASLYFHIPFCSHKCGYCNLFSLQTNRADYIATYLETLHKQAQQLSPLTTGLAFDSFAIGGGTPLLLTVPQLEYLLDTAALFGVHPSHTFTSVETSPEYADPARLDLLKQAGVARVSIGVQSFLDEELTALKRRPRRDMINQALEAIRKRQFPFFNIDLIYGIKGQTVASFLYSLEQALLFQPNELFIYPLYVRPETAITERESDDVCFQMYCAACDLLKDRGFLQTSMRRFIHHPSTDAEISCGDEVMLSCGSGGRSYLGNLHYATRYTVCQRCIAGEIDDYMGTTDFTVARNGFILSQEEQRQRFIIKNLMYYMGLDKAEYERRFGESPDNVPLFRQLAERQWIEDTDNGRICLTSDGMAYSDYIGQLFITPEIRELMETYSY
- a CDS encoding STM4013/SEN3800 family hydrolase, translated to MQIDELPAGEQTQNPDLDMNQVVGTHDILMLCFDTLRYDVSKEEEAAGRTPVLNSHGGEWEKRHAPGNFTYPSHFAIFAGFLPSPAEPHSLRSRKWLFFPVQAGTGRIPPAGSYPFTEATFVQSLANVGYETICIGGVNFFSKRNELGRVFPGYFTKSYWLPTFGCTAPDSTEKQIDFALKKLENYPEDKRIFMYINFSAIHYPNCHYVEGKMKDDKESHAAALQYVDSQLPRLFQAFQKRGNTLVIALSDHGTCYGEDGYEYHCISHETVYTVPYKHFILTKK
- a CDS encoding STM4014 family protein, whose product is MQIIVVSNSLSKRIEYFIEAGKHLQTEVRFMTYGELFNCLPQLRQAVIKLEPCVSDETNFLKYALLNQAYKETLQRLGEMRLSDDVCFLNTPHALLRALDKKETKQVLMDRGLKVTPMLPSPRSFDELRELLADCGRGCFLKPRYGSGAGGIMAVRYQPNRNKWVVYTTLQQVDGVIHNTKRIHRLSTEKEMIPLAEAVMQTEAILEEWIPKEQLQGENYDLRVVCRESEIDYIVVRCSKGSITNLHLNNKAHWWNELSLPEVVRQQIYFQCQEAVQSLDLQYAGVDVLIERGTDIPYIIEVNGQGDHVYQDMFAHNSIYIQQIKNIKKRYNHANR